A window from Christensenellaceae bacterium encodes these proteins:
- a CDS encoding VTT domain-containing protein: MTRKFAIITQSFLRKVLRGLMLFGVIGIVVLIGYTVLEHFNLLEKIDSVEEIRKLILSAGALSYVMFFALQFLQVTFLPIPSMLTTLAGTVIFGPLTSFIYSTCAILTGSLVAFWLGRRYGIKVLGWIAGKEDATKFRDKLSRCKYMFCLMLLFPFSPDDLLCLIAGTTTMTKKFFVTSVCIFRPIAIFFTCFFGGGFVIPFKGYWFILWGALAVAICILFFLSVKYQQKIEETINRLSYKVSLKKLKH, encoded by the coding sequence ATGACCAGAAAGTTTGCCATTATTACACAGTCTTTTTTGCGCAAAGTTTTGCGCGGTCTTATGTTGTTTGGTGTTATCGGGATTGTTGTGCTGATAGGGTATACCGTTCTTGAACACTTTAACCTGCTTGAAAAAATTGACAGTGTAGAAGAAATCAGAAAGCTGATTTTGAGTGCGGGTGCGCTGAGCTATGTTATGTTTTTTGCGTTGCAGTTTTTGCAGGTGACGTTTTTACCTATTCCGTCTATGTTGACAACTCTGGCGGGAACAGTAATTTTCGGTCCCCTAACCAGCTTTATTTACAGCACCTGTGCTATACTTACGGGTAGTCTGGTGGCCTTCTGGCTGGGTCGCAGATACGGAATCAAAGTTTTGGGATGGATTGCGGGCAAAGAGGACGCTACAAAATTCAGAGATAAGCTCAGCCGCTGTAAATATATGTTTTGTTTAATGCTGTTGTTTCCGTTTTCACCCGACGACCTATTGTGTCTGATTGCGGGCACAACCACTATGACCAAAAAGTTTTTTGTGACAAGTGTTTGTATATTCAGACCCATAGCTATATTTTTCACCTGCTTTTTTGGAGGAGGGTTTGTTATTCCGTTTAAAGGATATTGGTTTATTTTGTGGGGTGCCTTGGCGGTGGCCATTTGCATACTCTTCTTTTTGAGTGTAAAGTATCAGCAAAAAATAGAAGAGACAATAAACCGCCTCTCCTATAAAGTTTCACTCAAAAAACTCAAACATTGA
- a CDS encoding undecaprenyl-diphosphate phosphatase, with protein sequence MVIFIILGIIQGLTEFLPISSSGHLVLFENIFGVEGDLIFLNVVLHLGTFFAVCLYYRKALWEYIKKPFQKEVGYLAVATVPAVVMVLLLRSLVEQSFGGAYLAFGFLVSAAMLTVASIVMRGSERKIKPFNIKTAIVMGIFQAFAIFPGISRSGSTICGGILFGADKEKAANFSFIMSIPIILASLVFECFKLSPNSFEAGILPMLPGFIFAFVFGLLAISVMLKVVKRANFWCFVAYLVVLGVGLTVWQMIA encoded by the coding sequence ATGGTGATTTTTATTATCTTGGGTATTATTCAGGGGCTGACGGAATTTTTGCCAATTTCATCCAGCGGGCACTTGGTGCTGTTTGAAAATATTTTTGGTGTGGAAGGCGACCTTATATTTCTAAACGTAGTTCTGCATTTAGGAACGTTTTTCGCTGTGTGTTTATACTATCGCAAAGCACTCTGGGAATATATTAAAAAACCCTTTCAAAAAGAAGTGGGGTATCTTGCTGTTGCCACCGTTCCGGCAGTGGTTATGGTGCTTTTACTTCGTAGCCTTGTCGAGCAGAGTTTTGGCGGAGCCTATCTTGCTTTTGGTTTTTTAGTCAGTGCGGCTATGCTGACTGTTGCCAGCATTGTTATGAGGGGTAGTGAGCGCAAGATAAAACCGTTTAATATTAAAACCGCTATTGTCATGGGCATATTTCAGGCGTTTGCGATATTTCCCGGAATATCGCGCTCGGGCTCCACTATTTGCGGGGGGATTTTGTTTGGCGCAGATAAAGAAAAAGCCGCGAACTTTTCTTTTATTATGAGCATTCCTATAATTCTGGCCTCTTTGGTGTTTGAATGTTTTAAGCTGAGCCCCAACAGCTTTGAGGCGGGAATTCTGCCAATGCTTCCGGGTTTTATATTTGCTTTTGTGTTTGGGCTTTTGGCAATAAGCGTTATGCTTAAAGTAGTAAAGCGTGCCAATTTCTGGTGTTTTGTGGCTTATCTTGTTGTGCTTGGAGTGGGGCTCACCGTGTGGCAGATGATAGCATAA
- a CDS encoding metallopeptidase family protein, which translates to MYTIDDIEKILNEIADEIPDEFFKHLNGGVVLLDRCEALSQDGVKLCTLGEYHHDSLGRWICIYYGSFMRLYSDVSEDVLRKELRETVFHEFTHHLESLAGERGLEIKDEIRMKEYLKNTSNKK; encoded by the coding sequence GTGTATACTATTGATGATATTGAAAAAATATTAAACGAAATAGCGGATGAAATTCCAGATGAGTTTTTTAAACACCTAAACGGCGGAGTAGTATTGCTGGATAGATGTGAGGCCCTCTCTCAAGATGGGGTAAAATTATGCACATTGGGAGAATATCATCATGACAGTCTGGGCCGCTGGATATGCATTTATTATGGTTCTTTTATGCGACTATATTCGGACGTATCTGAGGACGTATTGCGTAAAGAGCTGCGCGAGACAGTATTTCATGAATTTACCCACCATTTGGAATCGCTCGCTGGCGAACGCGGACTTGAAATTAAAGACGAAATCAGAATGAAAGAATATCTAAAAAACACGAGCAATAAAAAGTGA
- the ychF gene encoding redox-regulated ATPase YchF has protein sequence MKLGVIGLPNVGKSTLFNAITKAGAESANYPFCTIEPNVGIVDVPDVRLEKLAKLYNSQKITPAQIEFVDIAGLVKGASTGEGLGNKFLSHIREVDALIHVVRCFESNNIIHVEGSVNPKRDIEIINLELILADIETVNKRYEKSIKLARSGDKDAKAEVEILEKIKAALEREKPVRSIKFSAEEQVMVDGFFLLTTKPIIYVANVGENEINDPENLPNVKFVIEFAKSENAGCIALSCRLEEELISLSEEERDMFKLELGLNQSGLEKLIIASYDLLGLMSYLTAGEKEVRAWTIKKGTKAPAAAGKIHTDFEKGFIRAEIVKYDDIIAFGGFNGAKEKGKVQSVGKEYVMQDGDIVLFRFNV, from the coding sequence ATGAAACTCGGAGTAATCGGCCTTCCTAATGTAGGCAAAAGTACACTTTTTAACGCAATAACAAAAGCGGGGGCAGAGAGTGCCAACTATCCCTTTTGCACCATTGAGCCCAATGTGGGCATTGTTGATGTGCCGGACGTCAGGCTTGAAAAACTTGCTAAGCTTTATAATAGTCAAAAAATCACGCCCGCCCAAATTGAGTTTGTTGATATTGCGGGCCTTGTAAAAGGTGCCAGCACAGGCGAAGGGCTTGGAAACAAATTCCTTAGTCATATCCGCGAGGTAGATGCCCTTATTCATGTGGTCAGATGTTTTGAAAGTAATAATATTATCCATGTTGAAGGAAGTGTCAACCCCAAACGTGATATTGAAATAATAAACCTTGAACTGATTTTGGCTGATATTGAAACAGTAAACAAACGATACGAAAAATCAATTAAACTTGCCCGAAGCGGCGATAAAGATGCCAAGGCCGAGGTTGAAATTCTTGAAAAAATAAAAGCCGCACTTGAGCGTGAAAAACCAGTACGAAGCATAAAATTCAGCGCAGAAGAACAAGTGATGGTTGACGGTTTCTTTTTGCTTACCACAAAGCCGATAATATATGTAGCCAATGTCGGCGAAAACGAAATAAACGACCCTGAAAACCTCCCCAACGTAAAATTTGTGATAGAGTTTGCCAAAAGCGAAAATGCCGGATGCATTGCCCTCAGCTGCCGTCTTGAAGAAGAGCTGATATCACTGAGTGAAGAAGAGCGCGACATGTTTAAGCTTGAGCTAGGCCTTAATCAAAGCGGCCTTGAAAAACTAATTATTGCCAGCTATGACCTTCTGGGTCTTATGAGCTATTTGACCGCAGGCGAAAAAGAAGTGCGGGCGTGGACAATCAAAAAAGGAACAAAAGCTCCTGCGGCAGCGGGAAAAATTCACACCGATTTTGAAAAGGGCTTTATTCGGGCCGAAATTGTTAAGTATGACGATATAATTGCTTTCGGCGGATTTAATGGCGCCAAAGAAAAAGGCAAAGTGCAAAGTGTAGGCAAAGAATATGTGATGCAGGACGGCGACATTGTGCTGTTTAGATTCAATGTTTGA